One Phragmites australis chromosome 23, lpPhrAust1.1, whole genome shotgun sequence DNA window includes the following coding sequences:
- the LOC133906148 gene encoding uncharacterized protein LOC133906148 — protein MESSGEELLKKIRELEVGQAQLKQEMCKLKPGVGERRRSQSVSPRRGAPVPPPPPAKGTPPVRRLSGGFEGGPRAWARGSASFRHASPLQREGRATGAGDAGTSSGLPERQYPRVLQALGQSVYILDLDGRIIYWNRSAENLFGYPASEALGQDALMLLVDSREHNVVNDIFRRISMGESWTGMFPVKNRAGDRFSAVATNTPFYDEDGSLVGIICVSSDSRHLEEIFCRPPTSARPQSELSRTNCDGSCSNNSRKTSLLNRSPFDPQQPLQSTLASKITNLATKVTNKVRSRVRTDENGMEREGGSGESQCLDRGAKEEPTSSGTTTPRGDAPRGAFAMEENSPGKSTNTNSDESGEGKVGLHKILSSKAEALLTKKGISWPWKGRENEGPDEQNHVILPWLHGEQENGLNHQKVSDSTIAPDSQGAEHNQPSKNEASGSSSSFNNNSTSSASSTGSTNSSALHKVDHEVDCLDYEILWEDLVIGEQIGQGSCGTVYHALWYGSDVAVKVFSKQEYSEEVIQAFRQEVSLMKKLRHPNILLFMGAVTSPQCLCIVTEFLPRGSLFRLLQRSTTKLDVRRRVHMALNIARGMNYLHHSSPPIIHRDLKSSNLLVDKNWTVKVADFGLSRLKRETFLTTKTGKGTPQWMAPEVLRNEPSDEKSDVYSYGVILWELVTQKIPWENLNSMQVIGAVGFMNQRLDIPSDLDPQWTSIILSCWESDPQQRPSFQELMERFRELQRHYAIQHRGVKTAAPSGCLL, from the exons aTGGAGTCCAGCGGGGAGgagcttctgaagaagatccGGGAGCTGGAAGTTGGGCAGGCGCAGCTCAAGCAGGAGATGTGCAAGCTCAAACCAGGTGTCGGGGAGCGGCGGCGTTCGCAGTCGGTGTCGCCGAGGCGCGGCGCgccggtgccgccgccgccgcctgccaaGGGGACGCCGCCGGTGAGGCGGTTGTCCGGGGGCTTCGAGGGCGGCCCGCGCGCGTGGGCCCGTGGGTCGGCGTCGTTCCGGCACGCGTCGCCGCTGCAGCGGGAGGGCCGCGCCACGGGCGCCGGAGACGCCGGCACCAGCTCCGGGCTGCCGGAGAGGCAGTACCCCAGGGTGCTGCAGGCGCTAGGGCAGTCCGTCTACATTCTTGACCTCGACGGGAGGATCATATACTG GAATCGGTCTGCAGAGAATCTGTTTGGTTATCCTGCATCGGAAGCCCTTGGTCAGGATGCCCTCATGCTTCTAGTTGATTCGCGTGAGCACAATGTGGTAAATGACATCTTCCGACGTATTTCTATGGGTGAGAGTTGGACTGGGATGTTTCCAGTTAAGAACAGGGCAGGAGATAGGTTTTCAGCTGTTGCCACCAACACACCTTTCTACGATGAGGATGGCAGTTTGGTGGGTATCatttgtgtttcaagtgatTCGCGCCACTTGGAGGAGATATTTTGTAGGCCTCCTACCTCTGCAAGGCCCCAATCAGAATTGTCTAGGACAAATTGTGATGGGAGTTGCAGCAACAACAGTCGCAAAACTAGTTTGTTGAACAGAAGTCCTTTTGATCCTCAGCAACCCCTGCAAAGCACTTTAGCATCCAAGATAACGAACTTG GCTACCAAGGTCACAAATAAAGTTCGTTCTCGGGTTAGGACAGACGAGAATGGCATGGAACGGGAAGGTGGCAGTGGTGAGAGTCAGTGCTTGGATCGTGGTGCTAAGGAAGAGCCAACATCGAGTGGAACAACTACGCCAAGAGGGGATGCACCACGTGGCGCCTTTGCTATGGAAGAGAACTCCCCTGGGAAATCAACCAACACAAACAGCGATGAATCAGGAGAAGGAAAAGTAGGATTACACAAGATTTTGAGTTCAAAGGCAGAGGCACTGCTGACCAAGAAAGGGATATCATGGCCTTGGAAAGGGCGGGAGAATGAGGGACCTGATGAACAAAATCATGTGATCTTGCCATGGTTGCATGGTGAGCAAGAGAATGGCCTGAATCATCAGAAGGTTTCTGATTCTACCATAGCTCCAGACAGCCAAGGTGCTGAACACAACCAACCTAGCAAAAATGAGGCATCAGGTTCCTCGTCCTCTTTCAACAATAACAGCACAAGCAGTGCAAGCAGCACTGGAAGCACTAATAGTAGTGCTCTCCACAAAGTAGATCATGAAGTGGACTGTCTGGATTACGAGATCCTGTGGGAAGACCTTGTCATTGGAGAGCAAATTGGTCAAg GATCTTGTGGGACAGTATATCATGCTTTGTGGTATGGCTCG GATGTGGCTGTTAAAGTATTCTCCAAGCAAGAATATTCGGAAGAAGTGATACAGGCCTTTCGACAAGAG GTATCGCTTATGAAGAAACTGCGCCATCCTAATATACTGCTCTTCATGGGTGCGGTTACATCTCCACAATGCCTCTGTATCGTAACAGAGTTCCTCCCTCG TGGAAGTTTGTTTCGCTTACTTCAAAGGAGCACTACCAAGTTGGATGTGAGACGGCGCGTTCACATGGCTTTAAATATT GCAAGGGGCATGAATTATCTTCACCATTCCAGCCCACCTATCATTCATCGAGATTTAAAATCATCTAATCTGTTGGTTGATAAGAACTGGACTGTGAAG GTGGCTGACTTTGGTCTTTCACGTCTCAAGCGCGAAACTTTTCTGACAACAAAAACTGGAAAAGGAACA CCACAATGGATGGCACCAGAAGTTTTGCGCAATGAACCTTCAGATGAGAA GTCTGATGTATATAGTTATGGGGTGATCCTGTGGGAACTTGTCACTCAGAAGATACCGTGGGAAAATCTGAACTCAATGCAG GTCATTGGTGCTGTTGGTTTCATGAACCAAAGGTTGGATATTCCGAGTGATCTAGATCCTCAATGGACATCAATTATCCTAAGCTGTTGGGAAAG TGACCCACAGCAACGCCCATCGTTCCAAGAACTCATGGAGAGGTTTCGAGAACTGCAAAGACATTACGCCATCCAGCATCGAGGAGTGAAAACCGCAGCTCCCAGCGGTTGCTTACTATAG